One Salvelinus alpinus chromosome 9, SLU_Salpinus.1, whole genome shotgun sequence genomic window, CGGTGATCAGtgggttggttaactgccttgctcagtggcaaaacgacagatttttaccttgtcagctcagggattcgatccagcaacctttcagttactggcccaatgctctaaccactaggctacctgcctcctagcCAGAGGAGATCACTCACTCTTTTACACACTCTCACTTAACTGACATTAAAAGCCTTTCAAGCACAGTGAGAGTGATGATAATGAGTGGCTCAGCACACAATGCAGATtttctctctacttcctctctctctttacacacacacacacacacacacacacacacacacacacacacacacacacacacacacacacacacacacacacacacacacacacacagagagagagtaatgaCTCATCTGTGGAGACCTACGGCCCATTACAATCATAATTCATGTGCGGTGAGTTTTTTAGTCATTGATTAATACGATTAATGACCACACTGCCGCACACCTTGGGAGGAAATAAATAACGTTAGTAAGTTAGTCTTCAGAGCTGCTTGCTGATATGAAAGTGTTAAGAGTGGTAGTGAATGGGATATGAATTTAAATCTAAACTTGGCGTTGCATCTACGAGGCTGTTGCTCGGCCCTGTGTGTGACTAACAGCCTTCCATTAAGAGAATCAGTCAGCTGTTGTGTTATGTTTTAAGGATAAGTCTTGGTCTGTGATATTGCTGTCTGATCAAGTCATTTCTCTGGTTAACAGGCAGAGCTTGACCTATGACGTGAGTGAACCCTAATGCAATTGGACCAAGAGAGACTGAATCTCCACAGATATCAGTCCAATAGTGTTTTTGTTAGCCTTGGGCCTACTTGTGTTCCAAGCAGAGAGGGATTTCCAGTTGCTCCTGGGCAGAACTTCAGCTTATCGGTCAACTTAGAAGTTCGACTTAAACCTCAGGTGGTCGGAGCAGAGCCCATCATTCTGTTTaagtctctcctccttcctttttGTTTTATTTGAGACAGCAAAGAGCTAGGTCCTTGAGTAATCAGACATGATTCAAGTCCAGCACAGTGTTTACAGGTCCTGAGTGCGGCTGATGTTTAAGTGGGTCTGGAAATGTTGTGTTCCATAAACACAGAGCTCCAAATAAAAAGAGCAAGACAAAATGCCTCATTTATTGCAGTGTCAAAGATGTGGTTGCCATAACACTCATTGTATTGATATTCTTGTCAGTCTACTAGGCTCCAGTGAATGCTTAGTGCCAcccgtggagggagagaggaggggaaggaggaaggggggaAATGGCTTTAGTATTACATATAATGCTGATTCTAATCTCCGGCTCATAATAAAAGTGCAAAGCTTTCTTTATAAGGCTGAATGGTGCTGTGAATTCTAATGGGCTAATAGAGAACAGAGCCGTCTGCTTTTATGTGCTGCTGGTCCCCAATTGGGAATCTTTACCTTTCAAAAggaacgtgtgtgtgtctgtctatgtgtctaCCCCTGGTCAGAGTGCGAGCAGAGATATGCAGAGATAAGGACAAAATGAGAGGGATACGGTCgttactagttaccacagccacaaagtcttaATTATgtctaaaccccgcctatttctactaTTTCtattcttaaaatctgatttcaaACCTAATCttgaccttaaccacactgctaaccttatgcctaactctaaccttaaattaaaaccaaaagcaaattgttgttttcataaatgtttacaatatagacaatttttactttgtggctatggtaactagtgacaactgagggatacagagagtggaagggagggagggagggagggagaagtgtgGAATCCATTCCCTCTTCTAGGCTGTTTATGGGAGATAAAAAGGCAAAAATGCCTGTGTCCACATTTCAACTTAATCTGTCCTCTTAACGATTTCCATCCTGCATTTAAAACACGGGGGGTCTGCTAGAATCTCTGCCTAGCTAATAAAAGTAAAGGAAGGGACCGAACATGTAGGTTTAAGTGTGTGTGACAGTTGAAGGGAAATAAACCTTTTAAATGCCAAAGCAAGAGGGCAGGAGTCAATTTCCCAGAGTGCATTTTCAAAGCAGTTTCAAAGGCGAAAGGTAGTGcagcagatcaaatcaaattgtatttatcacatgcgccgaatacaacaggtgtagtagaccttatagtgaaatgcttacatacaagcccataaccaacaatgccgttttgaaaaaaaagtgttaaagtatttactaaaataaacggtagtaaaaaaataaataataacaaataactaaaatagaaaaataacaaataattaacctctcttgggcacgtgagacggtagcgtcccacctcttcaacagccagtgaaactgctgggcgccaaattcaaatacagaaatactcattataaaaattcagaaaacaaaacatattttacataggtttaaagattaacttcttgtgaatccaaccacggtgtcagatttttttaaatgctttacggcgaaagcatacattacgattatgagaacatagcccacaagacaaatcattacaaaccgtagccagccagatagaacagttacacaatttagaaacagagataaaatgaatcccttacctttgattatattcatatggttgcagacattcatttactcaataaatgttcctcttgttcgataaagtctctttatacgcaaaaacctccgttttgttcgcgttttcttcagtaatccacaggctcaaacgcagtcaaaacaggaagacaaaaaaaatctaaattgtatccgtaaagttcatagaaacatgtcaaacgatgtttatattcaaacctcaggttgtttttagcctaaataatcaatactatttcaaccggacaataacgtcgtcaatataaaatgtaaacaagaaacgcactctctcggttgtGAGCAAGAAAAAGCTCCGtgaaactttagggtccactcattcagactgctcttacttcctcatttttcagaatacaagactGAAACACTTTCTAAAGACAAGGcaagttgagtcctaagtcaagggatactgtaatggcattgaatagaaaactacaaaccaaaaaaaaaactacttcctgaatggatttttctcaggttttcgcctgccaaatcagttctgttatatgcatatcatatcttctgggcctgagaaacaggccgtttaatttgggcatgcatttcatccaaaattccgaatgctgccccctaccctaggagcaacaataaaataacagtatggaggctatatacagggggtaccggtacagactcaatgtgcgggggcaccggttagttgaggtaatatgtacatgtacgtaAAGGTAAAGTGattgcatggataataaacagagtagcagcagtgtaaaaatgggggtggggggggggatgcaaatagtctgggtagccatttgattagctgttcaggagtcttatggcttagaagtagaagctgttaagcTGTTGTGCGGTAgtggagagaacagtctatgactagggtggctggagtctttgaccatttttatggccttcctctgacgccgcctggtttagaggtcctggatggcaggaaccttggccccagtgatttactgggctgtacgcactaccctctgtagtgccttgcggtcagaggccgagcagttgccataccaggcagtgatgcaaccagtcaggatgctctcgatggtgcagctgtagaactttttgaggatctaaggacccatgccaaatcttttcagtctcctgagggtgaaAAGGCGTCATTgttccctcttcacaactgtcttggtgtgtttggaccataatagtttgttggtgatatggacaccaagatCTCACACAGCCCACAGATAAGAGTCCCATAGGAGCGCTGGTACTAAAGCTCATAACCCAGCTATTCCCAGGGCAGGGCAGGCTGCTCGGCTCCACAAGCCCCATACACAGCCAGCAGGGTCAGGGCTGGGCAGGGGCCACTTTAAAGCAGACCAGTATCTCTGGCACACGGTGTGGCTCTATCACTGACATCACACTGCCTGGTATCATTTCCACTGTGTTGACTGTCAAAAAGAAAGCCAAATTATTGATGTGCCCTTGTGGACATGTACTAGTTTCCTATCTACGTTAATATAATTTGATTGTTTGATGTTTATTCTACTTGTATCTCGATTACAATTGCTACAATGACTACCACTATAGCCATTTCTGAAATTCCATTTCACCCCAGATTTGTTCAaatagctacagtatatcaggTACCTAATTCATTAACCTTCTGCCACTTCTTATTAGTTTTTGattcatttgtgtgtgtttgcatgtgcacgagagtgtgtgtgcgtttgtccatgttttttttgtgtgtgcggATGTGCACACATGCATGTGTGCTTATACGATGTGTGTGTCTGCGCAGCATTCTTCCCCCTGGCTGCTGTGTTTACTTGGTGTGGTGAATGGGAGGTAGAGTGACTGAAACACATGAAGGTATCAAAGGCATTTCTGTGGGGTTGTGTGTAACAGAGTTAAAACACTGCCTGCTGTTCTAGTATGTGCTCTGATTTAGAAAACGCAGGGAGGGGTTGTGGTGCAGGGAGCCGAGGGGAAGGGGAGTACTCCCCGTGGTGGTAAATAGGAGGGGAACTACTGCAGCCATCTGAATGGTTCCAGAAGTGACCGCTGTGTGACTGTATTGCGGGATATTTATGGTTCAATTAAATCACCCATTAAAACTCTTACCACCATTCTAACAGAGTATGACTTCCCATACAATAGATATAAAACATTTAGCCTGGGCCCATATTGTACGTGCTGTAGCCACAGAGAGGAGTTGGTTGAAGCACAAACTGACTGGACAACCAGGCTATTAAAGAGGCTGTTCACTCGGTGATATGAGTGTTAGACTGAGGTATCTAACCACTgtggtgtgtgttcctgtctcctctcccaggCTGTGAGGACATCGTGGTGGAGAGCCTGGCCCTGGACTCTCTGGTCCCCATCCTGAAGTGGAGCTCTCAGCCTTACGGCTCCAAGTGGGTCTACCGCCAGGCCCtgcacttcctgtgtgaggagtTCAGCCAGGTCGTGACCTCTGACGTTCTCTACGAGCTTAGCAAGGAGCACCTGCTCACCGCCATCCAGTCAGACTACCTGCAGGTGACCACCGCTGTCTGTGTGATTGGACTGAATGCATTTACCAATTATGTTATGTCTAAATTACCCATTTGTAGACTGTGCTTTGATTTGAATGTCCAAATGGCTCATTTGTAGTCAGTGCTTTGATTATAATGGCTGACAAAATAAGAAACaactttttaatgtattttcAACCATCCAGTTTTCACGTAAATTTGCGAGGCAGCTAGGGTATGATTGGTTTGATAAAATGATTTAGTGAAGTGGCAACACGCACGCAGATGCATAAGCACAGACAGAGTGAGAACATTCCCTGGAGGCATTGCCTTCAAGGATGGACTCTAATTGAAGCtgagctctgttctgctctgctgtgCCAAACTCCCTGGGTATCACACAGGACGGCTGAGGTGAAACGCTGTAATCCAACCAGACAAATACAACACTCAGCCACAACTACACCATGTCACAACATCAACCACATATGCAAGCATCCTCACTGCAATGTTTAACCCTGTCCTTACTCTTTTCCTTTCCTATCACCATCCCCCAATCTTCTTCTCTTTCacccctgccctcctctctccctttcacagGCGAGTGAGCAGGACATTCTCAAGTACGTTGTTAAGTGGGGCGAGCAGCAGCTTATTAAGAGAATGGCAGACAGGGGTAAGATAATACACTCCATAATTACCCTCAGAGCAGGCCCCCTAATGGCTCTGGGAAAATACGCTCTAAAAGGCTATAAAAGAAGCACCTCAATTGTAgattgcagtattttgtttatgTGTAGCTCTGAACCCAACTGAAAATACTGTATCATAAAACAATAATGAGTGTAGTGTGTATGTTGGCCGTCCTAACCATAGAATGAACTACGAACTGTGTGTTTTTTGCGTCTGGTTTCTTTTCCCAGAGCCCAACGTGCTGAGTGGGACGGCCCACAGTGTGAACAAGCGGGGGGTGAAGAGGAAGGACCTGGATGTGGAAGAACTGAAGGAGATCCTGTCCCCGCTGCTGCCCTTCATCCGCACCGAGCACATCCTCCCTGCCAACAGCGACGTCCTCTCTGACGCGGTCAGTAGTCATGGATGATTCATCATATGTTGGCTTCAATACAGTTTCTGCTGCCAATACATAAAGTGCAATCAATCTATCTATCATGTTGACTGACCTGTCCCTCTAGGTGTGTTCTTTTGTGTTCTCTTTAAATCACCCCCCTCATCTTCCCGTCCACAGACGAAGAGGGGTCTGATCAGCACCCCTCCATCGGACATGCTGCCCACAACAGATGGGGGCAAGGCCAATTCTTGGTTGCGACAGAAGAACGCTGGCATCTACGTGCGGCCCCGTCTCTTCTCTCCCTATGTAGAGGAAGCCAAGGTAGGACACTCAGCATCGAGGGGTTAATGACGATTAGCAGTGCAGGTTATCTCTGTTCGATCTCATCTCTGAGGGTTTGGGTCAGGCCGAGGTCGTACAGACTCCTAACCCGTCTCCTTCTCCCCTCAGTCTGTGCTGGATGAGATGATGGTGGAGCAGACAGATCTGGTGCGTCTGCGTTTGGTGCGCATGTCCAACGTGCCTGACACCCTCTACATGGTCAACAATGCCGTGCCACAGTGCTGTCACATGATCAACCATCAGCAGATGGCCAACAACCAGTCCACCGTCCCGTCCGTGGTGGCAAATGAGATCCCAGGTTAAAGGAGAAGACTGGTGCCAATAAGGAAGCCATTTTGTATAACATATTAGTAACATTGACATGGTCCACtaatcctctgtgtgtgtgtgtcctgtcagtACCCAGTCTGGCGGTGGTGAAGGAGATGATCCGGAGGCTGCAGGAGCTGAGGCACACAGACCAGGTCCAGAGGGCCTACGCCCTCAACTGTGGCGAGGGGGCCACTGTCAGCTATGAGCTGCAGCTGCGTGTATTGAGGGAGTTTGGCCTGGCGGACGGGGCTACTGAGCTACTGCAGGTGAGGACCAGGTCTGAGAAAGTAACCAGGCTATAGACTGATAGACTTGGTGTACTATGCTGATGACTTGTATGCATTGTAGTTGTAGACCATTTAGATGCCAATGCAAATTATTTTGTTTATTCTCAGAACCCCTTCAAGTTCTTCCCAGAGGAGCGTTTTGGAGACGAGAGTCCGGTTCTGGCCCTGCGCCAGACAGGATATTTTCGGGTCAACAGCAGCCCAGCGATGGACAGCATGTTCTCAGACCTGGAGGGCCTGGCTGGGTTTCACCCCCCGCtgcctccccctccacccccataCCACCCCCCTGCCACTCCCAGCCGTGCCCAGCTGAAGGGGGCATGGAGGCCCCGTGTGTCCATCCCACCCCCCACCCGCTCCTTCTCCTACCCCTGTAACCGCACCCAGCTCCACGCCTCAGCCAAGCATGGTAGCCCTGACTACCCCTCTGCCCCCAGGCCTCCACCTCCAGACTGCACCAAACCCCAGGCCATGGGTCGAGCCCTGCTCGCAGAACCACAGGTGAAGGTCCACATGTCATGCTGTGTGTGTGGATTGCATTTGGTCAGTGTAGCTGTAGAAGTGTATTGTGCTGTGGTCATGTATAGCTCTAACTAGCTGTGTTTGTGTGCTTCTTTTTGTTTCTCCAGGTGAGCATAGAGCCTGTGATGAGGGAGTTCATGCCTGACATCGCTCTGGGCGTCTCTGTCATGACCCTGAGGGAGCACCGTATGGGGAACAGGGACGGTCACAACCCTCACCCTCATGGCCCCACCCTGACCCCACACCTCCCCCCCGGACCCTGTCCCTCAACTCGCCTCAGCCATGGCCACGCGCACTCCTGTAAGAGGCACGCTCCAGAGCCAAAGCTGGAGGCCCAGGCAGAGTTCCCTGACCTCTACGACTTCTCCTGCCGACCAGCCACCCCGACCTCCAGCCACCCCCTGGCTCCTCCCTTCGCAGGGCCAGACCTCTACAGCCACAGCCCGTCcagcagcctccctccctcctacgtGTCTGACACTCAGGGATGGACAGTTGAGGCACGCTCTGACCCCCTGCACTTGGACGTGCTGGGCCTGCCCCCCCAGCGGCAGGATGGAGCTCTGGCTAATCCCTCTGGTTCCCATGCCAAGGCAGGACATGTCCCCAGAGGACAATCAAACAATGAGACTGACCTCACTCACGGCCTTGGCCACTTGTGGGGCTCCGCTAGTGGAAACCTAGAAGGGTATGAGGAGAGGCCGTCGGCCCACAGTGAACCCCAGGAGATTACTGGCGAGTCCACAGGGTCAGGGGCCCAGCAGCCTCATAGAAATAGTGTTAGCGAGGAGGCTAACAGAGACCGCAGGTCGCCTAACAAGCCTGACTACCCTTACAAGAAGTCAGCACTTTAACCCATGGGGAGGAGTGGGGGTTGAGTTGTCTAAAGGGAAAGGTGGGGGAAATGACCTCCAGTCATGGACATCAGAGCACTAATGAGTGTGTGAAGGGTTGGCTAATGATTTctatttatatattgtgtgtgtaaaTATCCCACCTCCTCCAGCCCTCCCTTTATGACATAGTACTGTCTTCACCTCACGTCTCCTCTGATTGTTACAGACTAGCGGCATCTAGTCTGTAGGTTAGAGAAACAGCAGTGACTGTAGTGTTGCAGTGAGACTGTTGAATTGAAGCTTGCCGAAGCCAACCTCAGTGCTGCAGTTTTACAATATCATTCCAGCAGTACTGTTTAGGAGGTGTTTTGCCTATTTTCCTTGAGCCTTGTTGCACACAGAGGTGTGTTGTAACCTCTTAGATGTGGGAGTCAGGAATGAAGATCATATCATTACGATCATAACAGCAATGTGTTATGATCGTAACAATTGTGTAATATAGCTGAAATATGTGCTGAGGACATGTGATATACATAAGGACTGTAGTCATCAGCATATACTTTACCTGGGAGATATATACATAGGATCTCAGTATAAACTAGTGAACACCAGCACATAGCTCAAAACAGCGTTATCTTCATGATAAAGTTATGTAAAAACATGTCTGTATTTTCTTGCTCCTCTCATTTGTatttcctctctcttcctgtagcATTCCTCCAGTACGTACCTCACCTGATTGGTTACATTTGATTTCCCCTTCCTGGTGATGAGTACTAGGCTCTGGCTGGTTCGGATCAGGCAGGAAGTGGATCAGACGGGAAGTAGGTCTGTGGAGGCTGTCATTGTTCTCTCTGGATACCGCGGTTGTCTTCTGGGTTATTGTTTGTGTCCAGAACTCACCAGTGCTGCTTCTGCACAGTCTCTGGCTTTTATATTCTCACAAAAGCATGAGCCTAGGGTTttcagaatgagagaggagggtgagtgcATAGGTTGATGACTGGGGTACACTGGGAAAGATAAGGGTGCCATGGCAACTGTTGTACAGTGGTGTGTGATTGAACGCGCTAGTCAGGAGATGTTTGTATTCAGCAGAACGTGTGTGTGGTTTCGTACTCCCAGGCAACTGTTTAAACAGTGTCAGTACTGTAGACTCAGTATCCATCTTTAATCAGGTCTGTATTTACATATCAACACGAGGCTCTGAGATGATTAACCAGTGACCGACCATAGAATGGTATGGCCAATATGCTTGAAACCACCTTGCTCTTTCAATGGAATTAACAATTAGAAGCCTTAATCCACATTTTGAAGTGACCAAACGGGATTCATCACAAGCGTGATGCCACCACTGGCTCTCCTAGTTGTCAGTGTGACTCTTCTGTACaccctctctacacacacacactccattccAATGTACTCTGTCTAATGTTCATTTTGGTTGTTCCCATGCACTACGTGACCACCATCACGCCACCTTTTGGCCAATCCTGGACCTGCAAAGacatgctctttctctctctctgccatcagAGATTATGGCATACTGAATGAGAGCTATCGGGCCTGTTGCTACAGAAACCAAAGTGCACACATCAGAGCCTGTAAGATCagccacacctgtctctcctatGACAAACTGACAAACCCATGATACATAAAGATGCAACATTGCACTGTAGGAACAATCCATTTCACATGGGAGCAGGAGGGAATATGAACAAATTAATTTAGAACAAAAGGGATCCAGAACACCTAAATCATTCTTTAGTAAATAAAATTGTATGGCCTCCATCACCTGCATTCTACCATTCAGAAATCCTGAGCATTgcctgtaaataataatttgataTACTGTACAACAGAAATCCTTGTTATTACATTTTAGTGGCTTTAGATTAATTATTCAGCTGTTTTGTAGCTGTGGAGGACTACAGTGTGAAGCTGTTTAGAACCACATTTCACCTAGAAAGAATAATCAGACTCAAATTTTTGTTCTTTAATGTTTTGTTTTATGGAAATTGTCTAATATTGTTATTTGTGAGAATACCACAATTGTGtagattttatacattttatttttaaatctagCACAGGATTTTTAAATTAGCGCAGGAACATGTAGATGATCTGTAGATATTCACTCTGCCATGTAGTAATGAAGTTGCAGGGCAGAAACATGTTtttttccatccagtttgctttggGGGAAGAATTCCAAACTTCAGATTCCTCATGTTCATGTTGGTTAGTTGCTTTATTTTCCAGGACAGTGTTCCCTTTGAATAAAAAGCCTCCACATTCTCTTTTTGCTCTTTGCTGTCAGTGCCTTCCCCTGCCAGAAACTGGGCTTTTGTTGGAGAAGTGACTGATATCCTATGCAAGCCTTTTCTACAAGCTTACCAACCTGCATCAAATAGTCCTTTGTAAAACTCATATAGCTAATTATTTGTTTACATAGTGGGTTTTTTGGTACCTTTGAAATTGAACCCTCTGGAACTGTGATTAGTTATTTGTTGAGAACTTTATAATTGAACAGGTACTTTGTACTTGTTTGATCTATATAAACACTTCTGTAGATTCCTGTACTAAGTTGTATTTAGTTTCACTGGTTCTATTTTTCTACTGTTACCTCAAAAGGTGCATAACAGTGATGAACTTGGGCATCTTTGA contains:
- the LOC139530884 gene encoding BTB/POZ domain-containing protein 7-like, coding for MGANASSYPHSCSPRTGGNTQTQQTFIGTSSYSQQGYGWESKLYSLEQGHDKPHDRKKKSLGLATLKRRFIKRRKSSRSADHARLMRELLSGWDVRDANALVEEYEGTSSLKELSFHASLARAEAPSLQRDLSALYQHKYCTDLDLIFQDTCFPAHRAVLAARCPFFKTLLSSSPGYGAEVLMDIETAGIDVPMFSALLHYLYTGEFGVCGAEDTRLQNVDVLVQLSEEFGTPNSLEADMRGLFDYMCYYDALLSFSSDAELVEAYSSGGAVGGVATGGGGGLGSPDEDLRAHKAVLSARSPFFRNLLQRRIRTGEEMTERTLQTPTHIVLDESIIPRKYVRVILHCMYTDLVELGLVMRGSPSAGSLGEVQVLVAGGRGGASTCTEEAMELYHIALFLEFSMLAQGCEDIVVESLALDSLVPILKWSSQPYGSKWVYRQALHFLCEEFSQVVTSDVLYELSKEHLLTAIQSDYLQASEQDILKYVVKWGEQQLIKRMADREPNVLSGTAHSVNKRGVKRKDLDVEELKEILSPLLPFIRTEHILPANSDVLSDATKRGLISTPPSDMLPTTDGGKANSWLRQKNAGIYVRPRLFSPYVEEAKSVLDEMMVEQTDLVRLRLVRMSNVPDTLYMVNNAVPQCCHMINHQQMANNQSTVPSVVANEIPVPSLAVVKEMIRRLQELRHTDQVQRAYALNCGEGATVSYELQLRVLREFGLADGATELLQNPFKFFPEERFGDESPVLALRQTGYFRVNSSPAMDSMFSDLEGLAGFHPPLPPPPPPYHPPATPSRAQLKGAWRPRVSIPPPTRSFSYPCNRTQLHASAKHGSPDYPSAPRPPPPDCTKPQAMGRALLAEPQVSIEPVMREFMPDIALGVSVMTLREHRMGNRDGHNPHPHGPTLTPHLPPGPCPSTRLSHGHAHSCKRHAPEPKLEAQAEFPDLYDFSCRPATPTSSHPLAPPFAGPDLYSHSPSSSLPPSYVSDTQGWTVEARSDPLHLDVLGLPPQRQDGALANPSGSHAKAGHVPRGQSNNETDLTHGLGHLWGSASGNLEGYEERPSAHSEPQEITGESTGSGAQQPHRNSVSEEANRDRRSPNKPDYPYKKSAL